A genomic stretch from Desulfosoma sp. includes:
- a CDS encoding HypC/HybG/HupF family hydrogenase formation chaperone: MATVKVGGAVRKASLTLLPDEASVGDYVIVHAGFALHKVDPHEAEESLRLLRELAAHA, encoded by the coding sequence ATGGCGACGGTGAAGGTGGGTGGCGCCGTGCGTAAAGCATCTCTCACGCTCCTGCCCGATGAAGCCTCGGTAGGTGACTATGTCATCGTCCATGCGGGTTTTGCTTTGCACAAAGTGGATCCTCACGAGGCGGAAGAATCTTTGCGCTTGCTACGTGAGTTAGCGGCTCATGCGTGA